One window of Caldisericum exile AZM16c01 genomic DNA carries:
- a CDS encoding IS110 family transposase, whose translation MESILAIGIDVSKEKLDVSSFDGKKRKSRVFSNKDEGIEDLIKEIEKRIKKGFELEKKLEETKKGTKKSKKKNDTNTNTNSITNSTTNSIANTTTTDNTPTITEVHILFESTGSYHARLALQLLKWKRGIGEHKANEDRLYNIPIFIYVINPLVIRKYTEESLDRASTDKIASETICQYVYEAVSSNRSNISSRQYETLRSFLLDSSYEDKLEIKILIKTLEGLKRTRTRILNEIEALEQYPDSYVHDAIESLKRVLIELEKEIKEIEKKIDNVIKNKEKYRELFIRLTGIPGIGKRTASAIIAYFGTFDSFNDAKEVSSYVGLTPSIKESGKSVKRASYNISKMGNPYLRQLLYMASLSASRYNTQCKLLYNRLLTKGKEKKLIHIAVANKLIRQAFSIVKFNKSYDPIYGLDEDMGKEILKEHERIKEKKELMKILKQQKDKKEKINTTINNIPIPLDNILNHYPNIAEY comes from the coding sequence ATGGAGTCAATACTTGCTATTGGTATTGATGTTTCAAAAGAGAAACTCGATGTGTCTTCCTTTGATGGCAAAAAGAGAAAGAGTCGTGTCTTCTCAAACAAAGATGAAGGTATTGAAGATCTAATAAAAGAAATTGAAAAGAGAATTAAAAAGGGGTTTGAATTAGAGAAGAAATTAGAAGAAACGAAAAAAGGTACAAAGAAAAGCAAAAAGAAAAATGATACTAATACCAATACTAATAGTATTACTAATAGTACTACCAATAGTATTGCTAATACTACCACTACTGATAATACTCCTACTATTACCGAAGTTCATATCCTCTTTGAATCAACTGGTTCATACCATGCAAGACTTGCACTTCAGTTGCTTAAGTGGAAAAGAGGAATTGGAGAACATAAAGCAAATGAAGATAGATTATACAATATACCCATCTTCATCTATGTCATTAATCCATTGGTAATAAGAAAGTATACTGAAGAATCCCTTGATAGAGCATCAACAGATAAAATTGCATCAGAGACAATCTGTCAGTATGTGTATGAGGCAGTTTCAAGTAATAGATCAAACATATCCTCAAGACAGTATGAGACTCTTAGGTCATTTTTGTTAGATTCCTCATATGAAGATAAACTTGAGATAAAGATACTCATTAAAACCCTTGAAGGACTCAAAAGAACAAGGACAAGAATACTCAATGAGATAGAGGCATTAGAGCAATATCCAGATTCATATGTTCATGATGCAATAGAGAGTCTAAAGAGAGTATTAATTGAATTAGAGAAAGAGATAAAAGAGATAGAAAAGAAGATAGACAATGTAATTAAAAACAAGGAGAAATACAGAGAACTATTCATAAGACTCACAGGTATACCAGGTATAGGTAAAAGAACTGCCTCTGCTATCATTGCATACTTTGGCACATTTGATTCATTTAACGATGCAAAGGAGGTTTCCTCTTATGTAGGACTTACACCATCAATAAAGGAATCTGGCAAGAGCGTAAAAAGAGCATCATACAACATATCAAAGATGGGAAATCCATATCTAAGACAATTACTCTACATGGCATCTCTATCTGCATCAAGATACAATACTCAGTGCAAATTGCTATACAATAGACTCCTCACTAAGGGAAAGGAGAAGAAACTCATACATATTGCAGTTGCAAATAAACTCATAAGACAGGCATTCTCAATTGTGAAGTTCAATAAGTCATATGATCCAATATATGGATTAGATGAGGATATGGGAAAAGAGATCCTTAAGGAACATGAAAGAATAAAAGAAAAGAAAGAATTAATGAAAATTCTAAAACAACAGAAAGATAAGAAGGAAAAGATCAATACCACCATCAATAACATACCTATACCATTAGATAACATATTAAACCACTATCCAAATATTGCAGAATACTGA
- a CDS encoding polysaccharide deacetylase family protein: MKKIIAVFLIVIFLVSLYDKALSNEKMPSLNVPNTYFESALYNLGRIYGIKKNTETLNEYSSLFSSKDTFVLVLMYHNIYTDKKINSYDVSLDDFKKHIEILKRFGFESITLEDLYEFLMFNKRIPKRSVIFTFDDGFKSVVLASMVLKENGFKGATSLITGYIGSTWEVSDQEIQTLLNNGFEISLHSHKLHNIYTKLLKERKYKEIECDIKQSKEYAKNTLHISPIAFTYPQGAYDKSIEEILKKNGFKIGFGLYGKLINRYGDNPLYISRVEISERLNTSNSVKFQKLIEKLIK, encoded by the coding sequence ATGAAAAAAATTATTGCGGTTTTTCTTATCGTTATCTTTTTGGTGTCCTTATACGACAAAGCACTTTCAAATGAAAAGATGCCCTCATTAAATGTGCCAAATACATATTTTGAAAGTGCATTATATAACCTTGGAAGAATTTATGGAATTAAGAAAAACACGGAAACTCTTAATGAATATAGCTCATTATTCTCATCGAAGGATACCTTTGTCCTTGTGCTTATGTATCACAACATCTATACCGATAAGAAAATTAATTCATATGATGTAAGTCTTGATGACTTTAAAAAGCACATAGAAATTCTCAAAAGATTTGGATTTGAAAGTATCACTCTTGAAGACTTATACGAGTTTTTAATGTTTAACAAAAGGATCCCCAAAAGAAGCGTTATCTTTACATTTGATGACGGATTCAAAAGTGTGGTCCTTGCATCAATGGTGCTTAAGGAAAATGGATTTAAGGGTGCTACATCTCTTATTACAGGTTACATTGGTTCTACATGGGAAGTAAGCGATCAAGAAATACAGACACTTCTCAATAATGGCTTTGAAATTTCGCTTCATTCTCACAAACTCCACAACATCTATACAAAACTTCTTAAGGAAAGGAAGTATAAGGAAATCGAGTGCGATATAAAGCAGTCAAAAGAATACGCAAAAAATACACTTCATATATCACCCATTGCCTTTACTTATCCACAAGGAGCCTACGATAAGAGTATTGAAGAGATACTTAAGAAAAACGGATTTAAAATTGGCTTTGGACTTTATGGTAAGTTAATCAATAGATACGGTGATAATCCTCTTTACATAAGTAGAGTTGAAATTTCTGAAAGGCTAAATACATCAAACTCCGTAAAGTTTCAAAAACTCATTGAGAAATTAATAAAGTAA
- a CDS encoding GIY-YIG nuclease family protein encodes MDEKKFYVYILSNKHNNVLYVGITNDLKRRIYEHKNKLVDGFTKKYNVHKLVYYEIFEDPVNAISREKQLKDFRREKKVKLINDFNPNWEDLYEKIL; translated from the coding sequence ATGGACGAAAAGAAATTTTATGTGTATATTCTTTCAAACAAACATAATAATGTCCTCTATGTTGGTATTACCAATGATTTAAAGCGAAGAATATACGAACATAAGAATAAATTAGTTGATGGTTTTACAAAGAAATATAATGTTCATAAACTTGTCTATTATGAAATATTTGAAGATCCAGTTAATGCAATATCAAGAGAAAAACAACTAAAAGACTTTAGAAGAGAAAAGAAAGTAAAACTCATAAATGACTTTAATCCCAACTGGGAAGATTTGTATGAAAAAATACTTTAA
- a CDS encoding Nramp family divalent metal transporter, with the protein MENLKRLFKNHKPRLEAFEILKYIGPGFLVTVGFIDPGNWASNVAAGSMFGHKLLWMVTLSTLMLIILQHNAAHLGIVTGLCLAESINKFYRKPIAKFLLITAYLATISTALAEVLGASIGLKMLFKIPIKLGAMLTSALVIFLILTNSYKKIERIVIGFVSLIGLSFLIELFMVGVDVKSVFVGWFVPSIPKGSELIVMSVLGAVVMPHNLFLHSEIIQSRQWNLKDESVIQKQLSFEFLDTIFSMFVGFLINSSMIIVASQVFFKYGLKVSELETAQATLKPLLGNFASIVFAVALLFSGVSSSITASISSGIIVAGASNEPFDVKDNHSKVGIISSLLFATLIIFFLKDTFRGLIISQVILSIQLPFTILGQITLTASPVVMGKYKNHGIEKVLLILTFVIVTILNVLLLLNIGKI; encoded by the coding sequence ATGGAAAACTTAAAAAGACTTTTCAAAAACCATAAACCGAGATTAGAGGCATTTGAAATTCTAAAGTATATTGGGCCTGGGTTTCTTGTGACGGTGGGATTTATTGATCCTGGAAACTGGGCATCAAATGTTGCAGCAGGCTCAATGTTTGGACACAAACTCCTCTGGATGGTTACCCTTTCAACACTCATGCTTATCATTTTGCAGCACAATGCGGCACATCTTGGGATTGTTACGGGGCTTTGCCTTGCAGAGTCCATAAATAAATTTTATAGGAAACCTATTGCGAAGTTTCTCCTCATAACTGCATACCTTGCAACAATCTCAACTGCTCTTGCAGAAGTGTTGGGGGCTTCAATTGGCCTAAAAATGCTTTTTAAAATCCCAATAAAATTAGGAGCAATGCTTACAAGTGCTCTTGTTATATTTTTAATCCTTACAAATTCCTATAAGAAAATTGAGCGAATAGTAATTGGATTTGTAAGCCTTATAGGACTATCATTCCTTATTGAACTTTTCATGGTTGGGGTTGATGTAAAAAGCGTTTTCGTTGGGTGGTTTGTGCCATCTATCCCAAAAGGGTCTGAACTTATTGTAATGAGCGTTTTGGGTGCTGTTGTTATGCCACACAACTTGTTTTTACATTCTGAAATTATCCAAAGTAGGCAATGGAACCTAAAAGATGAAAGCGTTATCCAAAAGCAACTTTCTTTTGAGTTTCTTGACACAATTTTTTCCATGTTTGTTGGGTTTCTCATAAACTCTTCTATGATAATTGTTGCATCGCAAGTTTTCTTTAAGTATGGGCTTAAGGTGTCCGAGTTAGAAACGGCACAAGCAACGCTCAAACCTCTTTTAGGGAATTTTGCTTCCATTGTTTTTGCAGTTGCATTACTTTTTTCTGGGGTTTCTTCATCGATTACGGCTTCAATATCGTCGGGGATAATTGTTGCAGGGGCATCAAACGAGCCATTCGATGTGAAAGACAATCACTCGAAGGTTGGCATTATTTCGTCGCTTCTTTTTGCAACACTTATTATATTTTTCTTGAAGGATACATTTAGAGGATTAATTATAAGCCAGGTAATTTTGAGTATCCAATTACCTTTTACAATTTTAGGGCAGATAACACTAACTGCAAGCCCTGTTGTGATGGGTAAATATAAAAATCACGGCATAGAGAAGGTGCTACTCATTTTGACATTTGTAATTGTCACAATCCTAAATGTGCTGTTGCTTTTAAATATTGGAAAAATATAA